Proteins found in one Legionella pneumophila subsp. pascullei genomic segment:
- a CDS encoding anti-phage deoxyguanosine triphosphatase: MWTHRRSGQTNQRGSQDHRDPYERDRTRVIHCPAFRRLQRKTQILGTDEGDFHRTRLTHSLEVDSIGRSIVRNLMTNQEHQLLLSSLLPNDDLISVICLLHDIGHPPFGHGGEVALNYMMRNYGGFEGNGQTLRLLTKVENSYGGFGLDLTRRALLGILKYPVKRANVAAPKQPPIHESIHKTIKINDWLPPKAYFDCEQPEVDWLLSPLSDNDRELFQSLSVKPNGTQAGKAAYHNFDCSIMDTADDIAYGVHDLEDAIHLRLINRSHLDTPEFRQLISETTLSMHQERLLNSLFSPEICLRKQAIGEMVNYFITSTQIIVTNEEFENSLLKHNIALIPEAHALLNYLMQCIYNNVIDSQEARTFEYGGQTVVLRLFDAISSNPASLLDNKNRVLFSQAPDEVAAYRVVCDYLANMTDEYAYRMHERLFGFNTRTIFERL; the protein is encoded by the coding sequence ATGTGGACTCATAGGCGTTCTGGTCAAACTAATCAAAGAGGTTCTCAAGATCATAGAGATCCCTATGAACGAGATAGGACACGAGTAATTCACTGTCCAGCATTTAGAAGACTGCAAAGAAAAACACAAATTCTCGGAACCGATGAGGGCGATTTTCATAGAACCCGCTTAACACACTCCCTGGAAGTAGATTCCATTGGCAGAAGTATTGTTCGCAATTTGATGACCAACCAGGAACACCAATTGTTATTGTCCAGTCTTTTGCCAAACGATGATCTCATTAGCGTGATTTGTTTGCTTCATGATATTGGCCATCCTCCCTTTGGGCATGGAGGAGAAGTCGCATTGAATTATATGATGCGAAATTATGGAGGATTCGAAGGTAATGGACAAACTCTACGCTTACTGACAAAAGTTGAAAATAGTTACGGCGGGTTTGGCCTGGATCTTACGCGTCGTGCCCTGTTAGGTATTTTAAAATACCCGGTAAAACGCGCTAATGTGGCGGCTCCCAAACAACCCCCTATTCATGAATCGATTCATAAAACAATCAAAATCAACGATTGGCTACCACCTAAAGCTTATTTTGATTGTGAGCAGCCAGAGGTTGATTGGTTATTATCTCCTTTATCAGACAATGATAGGGAGTTGTTTCAATCTCTCTCTGTAAAGCCTAATGGTACTCAAGCAGGTAAAGCAGCCTATCATAATTTTGATTGCTCAATTATGGATACAGCCGATGATATCGCCTATGGGGTCCATGACCTGGAAGATGCGATTCACTTGAGATTAATTAACCGCTCTCATCTTGATACCCCTGAGTTCAGACAATTAATCAGTGAAACAACCCTCTCAATGCATCAGGAACGCTTGCTTAATTCTTTATTTTCTCCAGAAATCTGTTTAAGAAAACAAGCTATCGGAGAAATGGTCAATTATTTTATTACCTCTACCCAAATCATTGTAACCAACGAAGAATTTGAAAACAGTTTATTAAAACATAATATTGCACTGATTCCTGAAGCCCACGCCCTCCTCAACTATTTAATGCAATGTATCTATAATAATGTCATTGATTCTCAAGAAGCACGTACTTTTGAATACGGTGGTCAAACGGTAGTACTCCGGTTATTTGATGCCATCAGCTCCAATCCAGCGAGCTTGCTCGATAATAAAAATCGAGTGTTATTTTCTCAAGCTCCTGACGAAGTCGCTGCCTACAGAGTCGTTTGTGATTATTTAGCGAATATGACTGACGAGTATGCCTATCGCATGCACGAGAGATTATTTGGGTTTAATACCAGAACAATTTTTGAAAGGCTTTAG
- a CDS encoding trehalase family glycosidase produces the protein MIDNFIYEINHYVTILNANRTYYLQRSQPTLLSAMILAYYDKTQVKKWLNPLTNHQKNSILTEHHLHT, from the coding sequence ATGATTGATAACTTCATCTATGAAATTAACCATTACGTAACTATCCTAAATGCAAACAGAACTTACTACCTCCAACGCTCACAACCCACTTTACTCTCAGCAATGATTTTAGCTTATTATGACAAAACCCAAGTTAAAAAATGGCTTAATCCACTTACCAATCATCAAAAAAACTCCATACTTACTGAACATCATCTCCACACCTAA
- a CDS encoding VOC family protein, with the protein MKYLHTMVRVANLEQSLDFYCNKLGLIEVKRTENAKGRFTLVFLAAPDDMEQVKNSYGPMLELTYNWDPENYTEGRNFGHLAYHVENIYKICEHLQESGVVINRPPRDGHMAFIRSPDNISIELLQKGEPLPKQEPWLSAPNIGHW; encoded by the coding sequence ATGAAATATTTACATACCATGGTCAGAGTTGCGAATTTAGAACAATCACTCGATTTTTATTGTAATAAATTGGGATTGATAGAAGTAAAACGAACTGAAAATGCCAAAGGCCGTTTTACCTTGGTATTTTTAGCTGCTCCTGATGATATGGAACAAGTTAAAAATTCCTATGGCCCAATGCTGGAGTTAACTTATAACTGGGATCCAGAAAACTACACAGAGGGAAGAAACTTTGGTCACTTGGCGTATCATGTGGAGAATATCTACAAAATTTGTGAACATTTACAGGAGTCTGGTGTAGTCATTAATAGACCGCCCAGAGATGGTCACATGGCTTTTATTCGCTCTCCTGACAATATTTCTATAGAATTATTGCAAAAGGGTGAGCCTTTACCAAAGCAGGAACCATGGCTATCAGCACCCAATATTGGGCATTGGTAA
- a CDS encoding TIGR00645 family protein: MNRIKLGISNLIFMGRWLQLPLYLGLILILAGYVYRFIIELFELIFHLKGLDDTHIMLGVLDLIDVVMIANLLIMVVMGGYETFVSHLQLDSHPDQPEWLDHFDAGAMKIKLALSLIGISSIHLLRTFIDPAKLSNYSIMWQVVIHLTLIVSALAIALTNRLMDQPVRKNHQLPG, translated from the coding sequence ATGAATCGAATCAAACTTGGCATCAGTAATCTTATTTTTATGGGAAGATGGCTGCAACTTCCTTTGTATCTAGGACTGATCTTGATACTGGCCGGATATGTATATCGCTTCATTATTGAATTATTCGAACTCATTTTTCATCTTAAAGGTCTGGATGATACCCATATTATGCTTGGAGTATTGGATCTTATTGACGTTGTCATGATTGCGAACCTTCTGATTATGGTAGTTATGGGCGGCTATGAGACCTTTGTATCCCATTTGCAATTGGATTCCCACCCCGATCAACCTGAATGGCTTGACCATTTTGATGCAGGAGCCATGAAAATCAAACTGGCTCTTTCACTGATTGGTATCTCTTCGATTCATCTTTTAAGAACTTTTATAGACCCTGCAAAGCTTAGCAATTATTCCATTATGTGGCAGGTTGTGATTCATTTAACTTTAATTGTTTCAGCCTTGGCCATTGCATTAACCAATCGGTTGATGGATCAGCCCGTCAGAAAAAACCACCAACTTCCTGGTTGA
- a CDS encoding LegC2/C7 family Dot/Icm T4SS effector, which produces MTDTPKTNLSVDAIEENNTSKDQSLPEEDTEILVKKLKVLETTQENFDQIKKHIAAVIDSLAKNRSFFGRVAAYWGEMQLWLKITLGIVLVVPTLILGIAIQVASLIVISVLTLVTYVGSALLLENHVQKEEHITDRLKEEMIGLADNLGKVIESFEPLRKQIAEQIEYFHKENDRLNLNVTQLSEKIMKLTSQAEQLQKTEQTLRKVREELEKTSETLDGKVKVQEELLQINQEELNKVREEIAKNEIELSEKISELDQVKKEMAVEIEKAESVTQVLKNTVEKLSQTAITDQNHRESFQNKLNDFLANKEQSFNDVAQRICEAERELCFVKEELNFSNKRYQELLERQEEVVKRLEQAQHSRKPTPYSNAKVLGKLGIMATEEKQPPTPDSSEENTIQTQALTG; this is translated from the coding sequence ATGACAGACACTCCAAAAACAAATTTATCTGTTGATGCAATAGAAGAGAATAATACATCCAAAGACCAATCCCTCCCTGAAGAAGACACGGAAATATTAGTAAAAAAACTGAAAGTATTGGAAACCACCCAAGAAAATTTTGATCAAATCAAAAAACATATTGCAGCAGTTATAGATTCCCTGGCAAAAAATCGTAGCTTTTTTGGCCGTGTTGCTGCCTACTGGGGTGAAATGCAGTTATGGTTAAAAATTACTCTTGGAATAGTATTGGTTGTTCCCACCTTGATACTTGGAATTGCAATTCAAGTGGCCTCTCTTATAGTGATTAGTGTCCTGACTCTAGTAACTTATGTTGGTAGTGCCCTGCTTCTTGAAAATCATGTTCAAAAAGAAGAGCATATTACTGATCGCCTGAAAGAAGAAATGATAGGTTTGGCAGATAACTTGGGAAAAGTTATAGAATCTTTTGAGCCTCTCCGTAAGCAAATTGCTGAACAAATTGAATATTTTCATAAAGAAAATGATAGATTGAATCTCAACGTTACTCAACTTAGTGAGAAGATTATGAAATTAACCAGCCAAGCCGAACAATTACAAAAAACCGAACAAACTTTACGCAAAGTCAGGGAAGAATTAGAAAAAACATCTGAAACACTGGATGGAAAAGTAAAAGTTCAAGAAGAATTATTACAGATAAATCAGGAAGAATTAAACAAAGTTAGAGAGGAAATTGCAAAAAATGAAATTGAATTATCTGAAAAAATTTCTGAGTTAGATCAAGTAAAAAAGGAAATGGCAGTAGAAATTGAAAAAGCCGAGTCTGTTACCCAAGTATTAAAAAATACTGTAGAAAAATTGTCACAAACTGCTATTACCGATCAAAATCATAGGGAATCATTTCAAAATAAATTGAACGATTTTCTGGCTAATAAAGAACAAAGTTTCAATGATGTTGCTCAACGTATATGTGAAGCTGAACGTGAGCTGTGCTTCGTCAAAGAAGAATTAAACTTCAGTAACAAGCGCTATCAGGAACTATTGGAGCGTCAAGAAGAAGTAGTTAAACGCTTGGAACAAGCCCAACACTCTCGTAAGCCCACTCCCTATAGTAATGCAAAAGTACTTGGTAAATTAGGTATTATGGCAACTGAGGAAAAACAGCCTCCGACACCTGATTCATCAGAAGAAAATACAATCCAAACTCAAGCTCTCACAGGTTAG
- a CDS encoding SET domain-containing protein-lysine N-methyltransferase, with translation MVQIILTNQNPKFSNQTVTIDILSQQCLFSDNNHKFQLQELYTKSDFIHPLLNEPYSAINNYFFHYEYSTLDELFYTAIYVYSILIHVDNPTACVFKITPTKDFSNHQDNDAIYFSIHPNKKALEIITIDQMNKLLSQILGMPFKYTDTILIDDTFTLKDLPPSVNGDLLYSYDKELIKFLKQATDLNRFELRYIKPGIDFGLYSKTLIKKGEIFALYTGIKTVRKPTDLCYTFLPRNDTLNLYTDAKFLGNITRFINHAPDVKKNEQLDANSLLNANCIALPLSIHGIELCLFQAKTAILPSEQIFCDYGTKFFSDSKPLRFKKNGRIYAKFKKNRINLTRYKIIHYRIMANCGVRAAQKYLLTRLLMIFLVIFVVVFIFNNWNTKLFV, from the coding sequence TTGGTTCAAATTATTCTAACTAATCAAAACCCCAAATTCTCTAATCAAACGGTGACTATTGACATTTTATCTCAACAATGTCTCTTTTCTGATAATAATCACAAGTTCCAGCTACAGGAGTTATATACCAAATCTGATTTTATTCATCCCTTGTTAAATGAACCTTACTCAGCGATAAATAATTATTTTTTTCATTATGAATACAGCACTTTGGATGAGTTATTTTATACAGCAATTTATGTGTATAGCATTCTTATACATGTAGATAACCCCACAGCCTGTGTATTTAAAATAACTCCCACTAAGGATTTTAGTAATCATCAAGACAATGATGCCATTTATTTTTCAATACATCCTAATAAAAAAGCTCTGGAAATTATTACCATTGACCAGATGAATAAATTACTAAGTCAAATTCTGGGAATGCCATTTAAGTACACAGATACGATACTTATTGATGACACATTTACCCTCAAAGATCTTCCCCCCTCAGTTAATGGGGATTTATTATATAGCTATGACAAAGAACTGATAAAATTTTTAAAGCAAGCAACCGATTTAAACCGTTTTGAATTGCGCTATATAAAACCTGGCATTGACTTTGGTCTGTATTCTAAAACCCTTATAAAAAAGGGAGAGATCTTTGCTTTATATACTGGCATTAAAACTGTTAGAAAACCAACCGATCTTTGCTATACTTTCCTCCCCCGGAACGATACCCTTAATTTATATACTGATGCAAAATTCTTAGGCAATATTACCCGATTTATTAATCATGCGCCTGATGTGAAGAAAAATGAACAGTTGGATGCTAATTCGTTACTGAACGCTAACTGTATTGCACTTCCCTTATCCATTCATGGCATAGAACTCTGTCTTTTTCAGGCAAAAACAGCCATTCTCCCCAGCGAGCAGATATTTTGCGACTATGGGACCAAGTTTTTTTCTGATTCCAAACCATTGCGATTTAAAAAAAATGGACGAATTTATGCAAAATTTAAAAAAAACCGTATAAATCTGACTCGCTACAAAATCATACATTATCGAATAATGGCAAATTGTGGCGTAAGAGCGGCACAAAAATATCTATTAACACGACTGTTAATGATTTTTCTTGTTATTTTCGTTGTCGTGTTTATTTTCAATAATTGGAATACCAAACTGTTTGTATAA
- a CDS encoding acylphosphatase has product MSNDLCMHCYISGRVQGVWFRASAKKMAEQLMISGWARNLADGRVEVFACGKEDKLDEFYTWLQQGPLNARVDVCTRENLPWEDYRNFDVL; this is encoded by the coding sequence ATGAGCAATGACTTGTGTATGCACTGTTATATTTCAGGAAGAGTTCAGGGAGTATGGTTTCGTGCTTCTGCCAAAAAAATGGCTGAACAATTGATGATTAGTGGCTGGGCTCGGAATTTGGCAGATGGTCGTGTTGAGGTTTTTGCCTGTGGAAAAGAAGATAAGTTAGATGAATTTTATACCTGGTTGCAACAAGGGCCCCTTAACGCAAGGGTTGATGTTTGTACGCGTGAAAATTTACCTTGGGAAGATTATAGAAATTTCGATGTTTTATAA
- a CDS encoding phospholipase D-like domain-containing protein, whose protein sequence is MPRFFEKGSEYSEEAIYTDSFLMTKIIEAAIPSADKGTVSAEKMLGMVNPNQIEIVSGSENAYRLIVDKIKEAKKQILIQAFVWEPGTQVIKDIRKALCEIAHEVEVFLLVDQLDRLAQIFYHGEILPKKPKHDPASLGLDNLPQNIKLYIGTHVHNSIASNHNKAIWIDGDVILTGANFQKENYGPNGFHDAAMFIPGGAAEAVFYDFKTMWDKRTNKSDAPEISPRYIGQDSKEPYANSCSVLYVTNTIRQKLAVLPFYKAPLPEDPLNNAYMAAIKYAKHTIRIAVPNLNAPEIIHALADFINNRNGHVCLLMGKGFNDSRERFYGGTNQSAIEYFSSLLDEDKRDNLQIRWFHRVNNDEISMRGEVIHMKFMAIDDQVVIYGSSNLDLLSLHNSHETNIVIDNADFAQRAIEQLYLPVFETGITASISPKRTCFVCS, encoded by the coding sequence ATGCCCAGATTTTTTGAGAAAGGTTCGGAATATTCAGAAGAAGCTATTTACACCGATTCCTTTTTAATGACAAAAATAATTGAAGCAGCAATTCCCTCTGCTGATAAGGGAACTGTTTCTGCAGAAAAAATGCTTGGCATGGTTAATCCAAATCAGATAGAAATAGTCTCTGGTAGTGAGAATGCATACCGTTTAATTGTTGATAAAATTAAAGAGGCTAAAAAGCAAATACTTATTCAAGCTTTTGTATGGGAACCTGGTACTCAGGTTATCAAAGATATCCGAAAAGCGCTTTGTGAAATCGCACATGAAGTAGAAGTATTTCTTCTGGTCGATCAGCTGGATCGCCTGGCTCAAATTTTCTATCATGGTGAAATACTTCCTAAAAAGCCTAAACATGATCCGGCCAGTTTAGGTTTAGATAATTTACCTCAGAATATTAAATTGTATATAGGTACTCATGTTCATAATTCCATAGCGTCCAACCATAATAAGGCTATCTGGATTGATGGGGATGTCATTTTAACAGGGGCTAATTTTCAGAAGGAAAATTATGGTCCTAATGGGTTTCATGATGCCGCCATGTTTATTCCTGGAGGTGCAGCAGAAGCGGTTTTTTACGATTTTAAAACCATGTGGGATAAGCGTACCAATAAATCCGATGCTCCGGAAATTTCTCCCAGATATATAGGACAGGATTCAAAAGAACCCTATGCAAATTCTTGTTCTGTACTCTATGTGACAAATACTATTAGACAGAAATTGGCAGTACTCCCTTTTTATAAGGCGCCTTTACCAGAGGATCCTTTGAATAACGCTTACATGGCTGCGATTAAGTATGCCAAACATACTATCCGGATCGCTGTTCCCAATTTAAATGCCCCTGAAATCATCCATGCCCTGGCGGATTTTATTAATAATAGAAATGGTCATGTCTGTCTATTAATGGGGAAAGGATTCAATGATTCTCGTGAGAGGTTTTATGGTGGAACAAATCAGAGCGCGATAGAATATTTTAGTTCCCTGCTTGATGAAGATAAGCGAGATAACTTGCAAATTCGTTGGTTTCATCGTGTGAATAACGATGAAATTTCTATGAGGGGAGAGGTTATCCATATGAAATTTATGGCAATTGATGATCAGGTTGTTATCTACGGTTCATCGAACCTTGATTTGCTAAGCTTACATAATAGCCATGAAACAAATATTGTAATTGATAACGCTGATTTTGCACAACGAGCAATAGAACAATTATATCTACCTGTCTTTGAAACGGGTATAACAGCGTCGATATCCCCTAAAAGAACTTGTTTTGTTTGTTCTTGA
- a CDS encoding alpha/beta hydrolase, which translates to MDLSKKIEPKTWAFVEKIQNAGGKPIYDIPVAEGRAIFDQLQALPSEKPDVDVEDKTLPVGPGGQVDIRIVRPKGAKEALPVIMFFHGAGWVFGDYQTHGRLVREIAVGTHAAVVFVKYTLAPEAQYPTQIEESYAAMKYIAEHGKQFNLDTSRLVVAGDSVGGNMTSVMTLLAKERGGPKIDYQVLIYPVTDANFDNASYKEFAEGPWLTKKAMEWFWDKYLPNKEKRKEITASPLQASIEQLKGLPPALVITGECDVLRDEGEAYAHKLNAAGVTVTAIRHLGTIHDFLMLNDLSETPACRNAVETIIGHVTHIFGKKK; encoded by the coding sequence ATGGATTTAAGCAAAAAAATAGAACCAAAAACATGGGCATTTGTTGAAAAAATACAAAATGCAGGTGGAAAACCAATTTATGACATCCCGGTTGCTGAAGGAAGAGCCATATTTGATCAATTGCAAGCCTTGCCCTCCGAGAAACCTGATGTCGATGTTGAGGATAAAACCTTGCCTGTAGGACCTGGTGGACAGGTTGACATTCGCATTGTTCGCCCTAAAGGAGCAAAAGAAGCCTTACCGGTCATCATGTTTTTTCATGGTGCTGGCTGGGTTTTTGGCGATTATCAAACGCATGGTCGTCTCGTTCGAGAAATAGCAGTGGGTACTCATGCTGCAGTCGTGTTTGTTAAATACACCTTAGCTCCGGAAGCTCAATACCCGACACAAATAGAAGAATCTTACGCTGCCATGAAATATATAGCAGAACATGGCAAGCAATTTAATCTGGATACTTCAAGATTAGTCGTCGCAGGTGACAGTGTTGGCGGTAATATGACCAGTGTCATGACCCTTCTTGCCAAAGAACGTGGTGGCCCCAAAATTGATTATCAAGTACTCATTTATCCAGTAACTGATGCCAATTTTGATAACGCTTCCTATAAAGAATTTGCTGAAGGCCCCTGGTTAACCAAAAAAGCGATGGAGTGGTTTTGGGATAAATATTTGCCTAATAAAGAAAAAAGAAAGGAAATTACTGCAAGCCCTCTGCAAGCCTCTATTGAACAACTTAAAGGATTACCACCAGCACTGGTCATTACTGGTGAATGTGATGTTTTACGCGATGAGGGCGAAGCCTATGCTCATAAGCTCAACGCAGCTGGCGTGACAGTCACTGCAATTCGTCATCTGGGTACAATCCATGATTTCCTGATGCTCAATGATCTCTCTGAAACTCCAGCATGCCGAAATGCCGTTGAAACCATTATTGGTCACGTAACTCATATTTTTGGCAAGAAAAAATAA
- a CDS encoding secretion system protein — MPLTSLKKFLKDIENKNKKQHQVKLVLKTSQDIQLFLNALRDSRNQGISSLSALDLSGTHFTPAELRDLIGVLNNIPGIKCLRLDSCALNDGDTVELSKLTHIKELSLKSNHLKNRPMFNTMLEALYLDYNTELSASYVLFSLSRNAATLKKLSLRNCGVTDANLDYLTRPESRLKNLTHFNLRRNNITYLGVDSIAHLPSLTTIDLSQNTGIADEGVSRLAPLKQLRTVYLDNCGVGIEGIKAIAKMNLYTVDLSFNPGLKKEWGLDEIRPNHTIRTLLLTFCCLNDNHAKLIVSKFPAATNLNVANNNMTRAGVKVLLSNPIIESLDVSTQSLYAKPTGVSGSGMISPRIMMKKKEIKQQEKGKVQDLLDTICNTITLKSISLEHTGITPRMLLSLIPDETDHRRYLKKINGISCKELKPKLEQQIALRKAEKQSSPPVIIEMKDSNPSDLTIKPGNDSETKEQIREVHLQGHPDERIKALELENQKLKDELALARKRIVELEKQPSSGSKSRKNPPVPRLAIPVMFQDFEKPGKNKTDVNTGNFMSVIPK, encoded by the coding sequence ATGCCACTTACTTCGTTAAAAAAATTTTTAAAAGATATAGAAAATAAAAATAAAAAACAGCATCAGGTAAAACTTGTTTTAAAAACCTCTCAGGATATTCAATTATTTTTAAATGCCTTACGAGATTCAAGAAACCAGGGTATCTCGTCTTTATCTGCACTTGATCTAAGCGGCACTCATTTCACTCCTGCAGAACTGAGAGATTTGATAGGCGTTCTTAATAATATTCCTGGAATTAAATGTTTACGTTTGGATTCTTGTGCTCTTAACGATGGTGACACAGTGGAGCTTTCCAAATTAACTCATATCAAAGAATTATCATTGAAGAGTAACCACTTAAAGAATCGCCCTATGTTTAATACTATGCTTGAAGCATTGTATTTGGATTATAATACGGAACTTAGCGCAAGTTATGTGTTATTTAGTTTAAGTCGAAATGCCGCTACTCTAAAAAAATTATCCTTGCGCAATTGCGGTGTTACCGATGCTAATTTAGATTATTTGACTCGACCTGAATCCAGGTTAAAAAATCTGACACACTTTAATTTGCGAAGAAATAATATTACTTATCTCGGTGTGGATAGTATTGCTCATCTACCATCGTTGACTACCATTGATTTAAGTCAAAATACTGGAATTGCTGATGAGGGTGTATCCAGGCTTGCGCCTTTAAAACAGCTAAGAACCGTGTATTTAGATAATTGTGGAGTAGGGATAGAGGGCATTAAGGCAATTGCCAAAATGAATTTATACACTGTTGATTTGAGTTTCAATCCGGGATTAAAAAAAGAATGGGGATTGGATGAAATTAGACCTAATCACACCATACGAACATTGTTGTTAACATTTTGCTGCTTAAACGATAATCATGCCAAACTGATTGTTTCAAAATTTCCAGCCGCTACCAATTTAAATGTTGCAAATAATAATATGACTAGAGCTGGGGTAAAGGTTTTATTGAGTAACCCCATTATAGAGAGTTTGGATGTCAGTACACAATCGCTTTATGCAAAACCGACAGGAGTTTCTGGTAGTGGTATGATATCTCCTCGAATAATGATGAAGAAAAAGGAAATAAAACAACAGGAAAAAGGAAAAGTACAGGATTTGTTAGATACTATTTGTAATACGATCACATTAAAGAGTATTAGCCTGGAACATACAGGTATAACCCCCAGGATGTTATTGAGTTTAATTCCAGATGAAACGGATCACAGACGGTATCTTAAGAAAATTAACGGTATTTCCTGTAAAGAACTTAAGCCAAAATTAGAGCAACAAATTGCTTTGAGAAAAGCTGAAAAACAAAGTTCCCCTCCTGTTATAATTGAAATGAAAGATTCCAATCCAAGTGATTTAACGATTAAGCCTGGCAATGATTCTGAGACAAAGGAACAAATAAGGGAAGTGCATTTGCAAGGCCATCCTGATGAAAGAATAAAAGCTCTCGAATTAGAGAATCAAAAATTAAAGGATGAACTTGCACTGGCTCGTAAAAGAATTGTTGAATTGGAAAAACAGCCTTCATCAGGATCCAAATCAAGGAAAAACCCACCTGTACCAAGATTGGCAATACCTGTTATGTTTCAAGATTTTGAGAAACCCGGTAAAAATAAAACGGATGTGAATACCGGTAACTTCATGTCGGTAATCCCTAAATAG
- a CDS encoding STY0301 family protein, whose product MRSWNRIIGLVFMGSSAFLQAGTYIPQCPKEINTLERIQTSPDGWETLSGIKNNYLGNVSFYSGHPKAQASLKPNRINKKKAEWKFSPHDTIYIVCHYNQTGIELTQQLPQKTKGCTVIFNPNAKGPYGFLPQKITCNQ is encoded by the coding sequence GTGCGTTCTTGGAACAGGATAATTGGCTTGGTCTTCATGGGATCTTCTGCTTTTTTACAAGCAGGGACTTATATCCCTCAATGCCCAAAAGAAATCAACACACTTGAGCGTATACAGACATCTCCGGATGGCTGGGAAACCCTAAGCGGGATTAAAAACAACTATCTGGGAAATGTTTCTTTTTATTCTGGCCATCCCAAAGCTCAAGCCAGCTTAAAACCCAACCGTATTAATAAGAAAAAAGCGGAATGGAAGTTTTCTCCTCATGATACCATTTACATTGTGTGTCATTACAATCAAACAGGAATTGAACTGACACAACAATTACCTCAAAAAACAAAAGGATGTACTGTAATTTTTAATCCAAACGCAAAAGGCCCATATGGTTTCCTGCCTCAAAAAATAACCTGTAACCAATAA